A single Anopheles arabiensis isolate DONGOLA chromosome 2, AaraD3, whole genome shotgun sequence DNA region contains:
- the LOC120894040 gene encoding translation initiation factor eIF-2B subunit alpha yields the protein MKEVNQQFDVATNFVGMLEKDDNMSPGIAAIKTLLMVLEKTKFDTVQEFHSTIQAAVGAMRKTDKPMTSVVSGTELFSRFITLAKFDDKTMDEVREIMLSRGKMFLEKLLESRNVIAKQAITFISEGCRILTHARSRTVREALILAAQNNKRFHVFVTHSAPDHHGEQMVSELEKAGIDCTLILDTAIGYVMETVDMVLVGAEGVVESGGIINRIGTVTMAICAREMKKPFYALVESFKFCRLYPLNQRDLPNEYKYNQKNLKDTAKVHPMVDYTPPGYITLLFTDLGILAPSAVSDELIKLYL from the exons ATGAAGGAAGTAAACCAGCAATTTG ATGTGGCCACCAATTTCGTGGGTATGCTTGAAAAGGACGATAACATGTCGCCCGGCATTGCGGCCATAAAGACGCTGCTAATGGTGCTGGAGAAAACGAAGT TCGATACGGTGCAGGAGTTTCACTCGACGATTCAGGCGGCCGTGGGAGCTATGCGCAAAACGGACAAACCGATGACGTCGGTCGTCTCCGGGACGGAGCTGTTTTCGCGCTTCATCACGCTAGCCAAGTTCGACGACAAAACGATGGACGAAGTGCGGGAAATCATGTTGAGCCGCGGCAAGATGTTCCTAGAGAAGCTGCTGGAAAGTAGGAACGTGATTGCCAAGCAAGCGATCACGTTTATTAGCGAAGGATGT CGCATCCTAACACACGCACGATCACGCACCGTTCGGGAGGCATTGATTTTGGCGGCCCAGAACAACAAGCGCTTTCACGTCTTCGTAACACACAGTGCGCCGGATCATCACGG TGAACAAATGGTGTCCGAGCTGGAAAAGGCTGGCATCGACTGCACCCTGATTCTGGACACGGCCATCGGATACGTGATGGAAACGGTCGATATGGTGCTGGTCGGTGCGGAAGGTGTGGTCGAAAGTGGCGGCATCATCAACCGCATCGGCACGGTAACGATGGCCATATGCGCTCGCGAGATGAAGAAACCGTTCTACGCGCTAGTGGAAAGCTTCAAATTCTGCCGTCTGTACCCACTCAACCAGCGCGATCTACCGAACGAATACAAG TACAACCAGAAAAATTTAAAAGACACAGCAAAGGTGCACCCGATGGTCGATTATACACCACCTGGGTACATTACGCTGCTCTTTACCGATCTCGGTATACTGGCGCCGTCCGCTGTTAGTGATGAGTTGATTAAACTGTATCTGTAA
- the LOC120894038 gene encoding tyrosine-protein kinase Fer-like isoform X4, which produces MSSTEISTTASTTSSYETDSVYHNFLFPPRPPVRKKRIRTLLMKLGEFTMAMMTLSTNRPLHEEEWFHGVLPREEVVRLLRNEGDFLVRETTRNDESQTVLSVCWNGHKHFIVQTTAEGHYRFEGPAFPSIQELIVHQYQSELPVTGRSGAVLRKPVLRERWELSNDDVILLDKIGRGNFGDVYKAKLKSSKNTLVAVKTCRMTLPEEQKRKFLQEGRILKQYDHPNIVKLIGICVQKQPIMIVMELVAGGSLLMFLRKNASTLGQRQMMGMCRDAAAGMRYLESKNCIHRDLAARNCLIGSENIVKISDFGMSREEEEYIVSGGMKQIPIKWTAPEALNFGKYTSLCDVWSYGILVWEIFSRGDTPYSGMSNSMARERIDEGYRMPAPEGAPPEMYRLMLKCWSYEPESRPHFDEICSVVDALLLCTKD; this is translated from the exons ATGAGCAGTACCGAGATCAGCACGACCGCATCGACAACGTCCTCGTACGAAACCGATAGCGTCTATCACAACTTCTTGTTCCCGCCCCGGCCACCGGTGCGCAAGAAACGCATCCGTACGCTGCTGATG AAGCTGGGCGAATTTACTATGGCGATG ATGACTCTATCGACAAATCGTCCCCTGCACGAGGAAGAATGGTTCCACGGTGTACTGCCACGCGAGGAGGTGGTCCGGTTGCTGCGCAACGAAGGCGACTTCCTGGTGCGCGAAACAACGCGCAACGACGAGAGCCAAACCGTACTGAGTGTCTGCTGGAACGGACACAAACACTTCATTGTGCAAACGACGGCCGAG GGCCACTATCGTTTCGAAGGACCAGCCTTCCCCAGCATACAGGAGCTGATCGTGCACCAGTACCAGTCGGAGCTGCCCGTCACCGGCCGCTCCGGTGCAGTGCTGCGCAAACCGGTCCTGCGCGAGCGCTGGGAACTCAGCAACGACGATGTGATCCTGCTGGACAAGATCGGGCGCGGCAACTTCGGCGACGTGTACAAGGCCAAGCTGAAGTCGTCGAAAAACACGCTCGTCGCTGTTAAGACGTGCCGGATGACGCTGCCCGAGGAGCAGAAGCGCAAGTTTCTGCAGGAGGGTCGCATCCTGAAGCAGTACGACCATCCGAACATCGTCAAGCTGATCGGCATCTGCGTGCAGAAGCAACCGATCATGATCGTGATGGAGCTGGTGGCGGGCGGGTCGCTGCTCATGTTTCTGCGCAAAAACGCCAGCACGCTCGGGCAGCGGCAGATGATGGGCATGTGCCGGGATGCGGCCGCCGGCATGCGCTACCTCGAGTCGAAGAACTGCATCCACCGGGATCTGGCCGCCCGCAACTGTTTGATCGGCAGTGAGAATATAGTGAAAATCTCCGACTTTGGAATGTCccgcgaggaggaggagtacATCG TTTCCGGAGGCATGAAACAGATCCCGATCAAGTGGACCGCACCGGAGGCACTGAACTTTGGCAAGTACACCTCCCTGTGCGACGTCTGGTCGTACGGGATACTGGTGTGGGAAATTTTCAGCCGCGGCGACACGCCCTACTCCGGCATGAGCAACTCGATGGCACGCGAGCGAATAGACGAGGGCTACCGCATGCCGGCACCGGAAGGGGCACCGCCGGAGATGTACCGGCTCATGCTGAAGTGCTGGTCGTACGAGCCGGAAAGCCGGCCACACTTTGACGAGATCTGCAGCGTGGTCGACGCGCTGCTGCTCTGCACCAAGGACTGA
- the LOC120894038 gene encoding tyrosine-protein kinase Fer-like isoform X5: MSSTEISTTASTTSSYETDSVYHNFLFPPRPPVRKKRIRTLLMMTLSTNRPLHEEEWFHGVLPREEVVRLLRNEGDFLVRETTRNDESQTVLSVCWNGHKHFIVQTTAEGHYRFEGPAFPSIQELIVHQYQSELPVTGRSGAVLRKPVLRERWELSNDDVILLDKIGRGNFGDVYKAKLKSSKNTLVAVKTCRMTLPEEQKRKFLQEGRILKQYDHPNIVKLIGICVQKQPIMIVMELVAGGSLLMFLRKNASTLGQRQMMGMCRDAAAGMRYLESKNCIHRDLAARNCLIGSENIVKISDFGMSREEEEYIVSGGMKQIPIKWTAPEALNFGKYTSLCDVWSYGILVWEIFSRGDTPYSGMSNSMARERIDEGYRMPAPEGAPPEMYRLMLKCWSYEPESRPHFDEICSVVDALLLCTKD, encoded by the exons ATGAGCAGTACCGAGATCAGCACGACCGCATCGACAACGTCCTCGTACGAAACCGATAGCGTCTATCACAACTTCTTGTTCCCGCCCCGGCCACCGGTGCGCAAGAAACGCATCCGTACGCTGCTGATG ATGACTCTATCGACAAATCGTCCCCTGCACGAGGAAGAATGGTTCCACGGTGTACTGCCACGCGAGGAGGTGGTCCGGTTGCTGCGCAACGAAGGCGACTTCCTGGTGCGCGAAACAACGCGCAACGACGAGAGCCAAACCGTACTGAGTGTCTGCTGGAACGGACACAAACACTTCATTGTGCAAACGACGGCCGAG GGCCACTATCGTTTCGAAGGACCAGCCTTCCCCAGCATACAGGAGCTGATCGTGCACCAGTACCAGTCGGAGCTGCCCGTCACCGGCCGCTCCGGTGCAGTGCTGCGCAAACCGGTCCTGCGCGAGCGCTGGGAACTCAGCAACGACGATGTGATCCTGCTGGACAAGATCGGGCGCGGCAACTTCGGCGACGTGTACAAGGCCAAGCTGAAGTCGTCGAAAAACACGCTCGTCGCTGTTAAGACGTGCCGGATGACGCTGCCCGAGGAGCAGAAGCGCAAGTTTCTGCAGGAGGGTCGCATCCTGAAGCAGTACGACCATCCGAACATCGTCAAGCTGATCGGCATCTGCGTGCAGAAGCAACCGATCATGATCGTGATGGAGCTGGTGGCGGGCGGGTCGCTGCTCATGTTTCTGCGCAAAAACGCCAGCACGCTCGGGCAGCGGCAGATGATGGGCATGTGCCGGGATGCGGCCGCCGGCATGCGCTACCTCGAGTCGAAGAACTGCATCCACCGGGATCTGGCCGCCCGCAACTGTTTGATCGGCAGTGAGAATATAGTGAAAATCTCCGACTTTGGAATGTCccgcgaggaggaggagtacATCG TTTCCGGAGGCATGAAACAGATCCCGATCAAGTGGACCGCACCGGAGGCACTGAACTTTGGCAAGTACACCTCCCTGTGCGACGTCTGGTCGTACGGGATACTGGTGTGGGAAATTTTCAGCCGCGGCGACACGCCCTACTCCGGCATGAGCAACTCGATGGCACGCGAGCGAATAGACGAGGGCTACCGCATGCCGGCACCGGAAGGGGCACCGCCGGAGATGTACCGGCTCATGCTGAAGTGCTGGTCGTACGAGCCGGAAAGCCGGCCACACTTTGACGAGATCTGCAGCGTGGTCGACGCGCTGCTGCTCTGCACCAAGGACTGA